In a genomic window of Aeromicrobium panaciterrae:
- the bioB gene encoding biotin synthase BioB — protein sequence MTDVLQIARDHVLEQGLGLSEEHLVQILQLPDEQIPELLELAHAVRMKWCGPEVEVEGIVSLKTGGCPEDCHFCSQSGQFQSPVRSVWLNIPELVEAAKETAKTGASEFCIVAAVRGPDQKLMDQVREGIKAIQAEVDINIACSLGMLTQAQVDEFVEMGVHRYNHNLEAAKSYFPQVVSTHSYEERWDTCLMVREAGMELCCGGLVGMGETLEQRAELAVQLAELRPHEVPLNFLNPRPGTPFGDQELMTSQDALRTIAAFRLAMPHTILRYAGGRELTLGDLGTREGLLGGVNAVIVGNYLTTLGRDANEDIDLLVELGMPIKELQKTL from the coding sequence CTCCAGCTCCCCGATGAGCAGATCCCCGAGCTGCTTGAGCTCGCGCACGCTGTGCGTATGAAGTGGTGCGGTCCCGAGGTTGAGGTCGAGGGCATCGTGTCGCTCAAGACCGGCGGTTGCCCCGAGGACTGTCACTTCTGCAGCCAGTCAGGTCAGTTCCAGTCTCCAGTCCGCTCCGTCTGGCTCAACATTCCCGAGCTCGTCGAGGCTGCCAAGGAAACCGCCAAGACCGGCGCCAGCGAGTTCTGCATCGTGGCCGCCGTACGCGGTCCCGACCAGAAGCTCATGGACCAGGTGCGCGAAGGCATCAAGGCCATCCAGGCTGAGGTCGACATCAACATCGCCTGCTCGCTGGGCATGCTGACGCAGGCGCAGGTCGACGAGTTCGTCGAGATGGGCGTGCACCGCTACAACCACAACCTTGAGGCCGCGAAGTCCTACTTCCCGCAGGTCGTCAGCACCCACTCGTACGAAGAGCGTTGGGACACCTGCCTGATGGTCCGCGAAGCCGGCATGGAGCTGTGCTGCGGCGGTCTCGTCGGCATGGGCGAGACGCTGGAGCAGCGCGCTGAGCTCGCCGTCCAGTTGGCTGAGCTGCGGCCCCACGAGGTTCCGCTCAACTTCCTCAACCCGCGTCCCGGCACACCGTTCGGCGACCAGGAGCTCATGACCTCGCAGGACGCGCTGCGTACGATCGCTGCCTTCCGTCTCGCGATGCCGCACACGATCCTGCGCTACGCCGGTGGCCGCGAGCTCACGCTCGGTGACCTCGGTACCCGCGAGGGACTGCTGGGTGGCGTGAACGCCGTCATTGTCGGCAACTACCTGACGACGCTTGGCCGCGACGCCAACGAGGACATCGACCTGCTGGTCGAGCTCGGCATGCCGATCAAGGAACTCCAGAAGACGCTGTGA